In one candidate division KSB1 bacterium genomic region, the following are encoded:
- a CDS encoding RNA-binding protein, protein MNIYVGNVSHSATEDDLRKAFEAYGQITSVKIVKDRYNGEQRGYGFVEMPDREEAISAIKGLNNNELKGQPLNVIRARRGGGGSRGGNRRF, encoded by the coding sequence ATGAATATCTACGTTGGTAATGTATCCCATTCAGCTACTGAAGATGACTTACGAAAGGCGTTTGAAGCTTATGGTCAAATTACTTCTGTCAAAATCGTAAAGGATAGGTACAACGGGGAGCAAAGGGGATACGGATTCGTAGAGATGCCCGATAGGGAAGAAGCCATATCTGCAATTAAAGGCCTAAATAATAATGAACTAAAAGGACAACCACTTAATGTGATTAGAGCCCGTCGGGGAGGGGGTGGAAGCCGTGGAGGGAATCGACGTTTTTAA
- a CDS encoding SDR family oxidoreductase, with protein MNLQLNDKSVLITGASSGIGRSAAILFSQEGANVGLMARDELRLNSIVASIKQSGGKALVCSGDVTKPDDCKQSIKTFLSEFGKLDILVNAAGILAKGTIEDTSLEDWDHTIEINLRAIFIMMNLAVPYLIKSKGVIINVSSVNGMRSFPGVLAYNVSKSAVDQLTRCAALELAEKGVRVNSVNPGMTLTELHKRGGMDEETYQKFKEHSYDTHPIANGLNRLSNPEEVGCLILYLSSAKAEWITGVNYLIDGGRGQTCFR; from the coding sequence TTGAATTTGCAGCTAAACGATAAATCAGTCCTGATTACAGGCGCCAGTAGTGGAATCGGCAGATCAGCAGCAATTTTATTCAGCCAGGAAGGCGCTAATGTTGGTTTGATGGCTCGCGATGAATTGCGTCTAAATTCAATTGTTGCTTCTATAAAACAAAGCGGTGGGAAAGCGTTAGTATGTTCAGGGGATGTTACCAAACCTGATGATTGTAAACAGTCGATCAAAACATTTTTATCAGAATTTGGTAAATTAGATATTTTGGTGAATGCCGCTGGTATCCTTGCAAAAGGTACCATTGAAGACACCTCTTTAGAGGACTGGGATCACACAATCGAAATCAACTTGCGTGCCATATTTATAATGATGAATTTAGCGGTGCCGTATTTGATTAAATCAAAAGGCGTTATTATTAATGTTTCGAGCGTGAATGGAATGAGATCTTTCCCTGGTGTGCTTGCTTATAATGTGAGTAAATCTGCTGTCGATCAACTGACCAGATGTGCAGCTTTGGAATTGGCAGAAAAAGGTGTTCGTGTAAATTCCGTAAATCCCGGGATGACATTAACTGAATTGCATAAACGCGGTGGCATGGATGAAGAAACATATCAGAAATTTAAAGAGCATTCATACGATACACATCCCATTGCAAACGGACTTAACAGGTTGTCCAATCCGGAAGAAGTAGGGTGCTTGATACTTTACCTGTCGTCAGCGAAGGCCGAGTGGATTACCGGTGTGAATTACCTGATTGACGGCGGCAGAGGACAAACATGTTTTCGATAA
- a CDS encoding co-chaperone GroES, with translation MAISSSLIVLGDRVLIEPDEGETRTEVGLYLPKWALEKETVQGGFIAATGPGIPLPSPNDVAEEPWETAGSPAQFVPMQVEVGDYAIFLRKSAIDIKFEGKNYLVVPQSGILVIERK, from the coding sequence ATGGCTATTAGTAGTAGCCTTATCGTATTGGGGGATCGAGTTTTGATTGAGCCGGATGAAGGAGAAACCCGGACAGAAGTGGGTTTGTATTTACCCAAATGGGCGCTGGAAAAAGAAACAGTTCAGGGTGGTTTTATAGCAGCAACCGGACCTGGAATTCCTCTTCCCAGCCCAAATGATGTTGCAGAAGAACCCTGGGAAACCGCCGGATCTCCCGCTCAATTTGTGCCCATGCAAGTGGAAGTGGGAGATTACGCGATTTTTCTGCGTAAATCGGCAATCGATATTAAATTTGAAGGGAAGAATTATTTGGTTGTACCTCAATCAGGTATTTTGGTAATTGAACGAAAATAG